The following proteins are co-located in the Paenibacillus sp. FSL H8-0079 genome:
- the tig gene encoding trigger factor translates to MKATWEKIEKNLGVLEVEVDADRVTAALDKAFNKVVKQANVPGFRKGKVPRSIFEARFGVESLYQEAIDILLPEAYTEAIDQTDIFPVDRPDVDVEQFAKGETFKFKAKVTVKPEVTLGDYKGIEVAVAKGEVTDAEVTEELERLQQRHAELVVIDEGSAANGDVAVIDFDGSVDGVPFEGGQAERYSLELGSNTFIPGFEEQVVGLSTGDFKDVEVTFPESYHAAELAGKQAVFKVKIHEIKRKQLPALDDEFAKDVSEFDTLEEYKADLKTQLESRKADEAKAAQENAVVEKVAENAEVDIPSAMVESEVQNMMRDFDNRLRNQGMNLEMFLSFSGQTQADLRGQMQEDASKRVRNNLVLEAVGKAENIEVSDEEVNQELEKMAESYKRPADEIRGILEGNGSLDSLRDEVKLRKTIEVLLENSTVVEPVEAPAEEVVAEADEK, encoded by the coding sequence ATGAAAGCAACTTGGGAAAAGATAGAGAAGAACCTTGGGGTTCTTGAGGTTGAAGTGGATGCAGATCGTGTAACTGCAGCACTCGACAAAGCTTTTAATAAAGTGGTAAAACAAGCAAACGTACCTGGATTCCGTAAAGGTAAAGTACCACGTTCCATCTTCGAAGCACGTTTTGGTGTAGAGAGCCTTTATCAAGAAGCAATCGACATTTTGCTTCCTGAAGCCTATACAGAAGCAATCGACCAAACGGATATCTTCCCGGTTGATCGTCCTGACGTAGATGTTGAACAATTTGCTAAAGGAGAAACATTCAAGTTCAAAGCGAAAGTAACTGTGAAACCAGAAGTTACCCTGGGTGACTACAAAGGAATCGAAGTTGCTGTAGCAAAAGGTGAAGTAACTGACGCAGAAGTGACTGAAGAACTTGAGCGTCTTCAACAACGTCACGCTGAACTCGTTGTAATCGACGAAGGTTCCGCTGCAAACGGCGACGTTGCAGTAATCGACTTCGACGGTTCCGTTGATGGTGTACCTTTCGAAGGTGGACAAGCTGAGCGTTATTCCCTGGAACTGGGTTCCAACACATTTATCCCTGGATTTGAAGAGCAAGTTGTGGGTCTTTCCACAGGCGACTTCAAAGACGTAGAAGTGACTTTCCCAGAGAGCTACCATGCAGCAGAACTTGCTGGCAAACAAGCGGTATTCAAAGTGAAAATTCACGAAATCAAACGCAAACAGCTTCCTGCATTGGATGATGAGTTTGCTAAAGATGTTAGTGAATTCGACACACTGGAAGAGTACAAAGCTGACTTGAAAACACAATTGGAATCCCGTAAAGCTGACGAAGCCAAAGCTGCTCAAGAAAATGCAGTTGTAGAAAAAGTGGCTGAGAACGCTGAAGTGGACATTCCTTCTGCAATGGTAGAGAGCGAAGTACAGAACATGATGCGTGATTTCGACAACCGTCTGCGCAACCAAGGTATGAACCTTGAAATGTTCCTGAGCTTCTCCGGACAGACTCAAGCTGACCTGAGAGGACAAATGCAAGAAGATGCTTCCAAACGTGTTCGCAACAACCTGGTGCTTGAAGCTGTAGGTAAAGCGGAAAACATTGAAGTATCTGACGAAGAAGTGAATCAAGAACTCGAAAAAATGGCTGAATCTTACAAGCGTCCTGCTGATGAGATCCGTGGCATCCTCGAGGGTAATGGTTCCCTGGACAGCCTTCGTGATGAAGTTAAACTGCGTAAAACGATTGAGGTTCTCCTTGAGAACAGCACAGTTGTTGAGCCGGTTGAAGCTCCAGCTGAAGAAGTTGTTGCAGAAGCTGACGAAAAATAA
- a CDS encoding MFS transporter, producing the protein MSSSIQQHASIQAEEEHSSASKRFGLLLAGIIVIAATMRSPITATGPVVEMIRSDTGIGHTMAGLLTSLPLLAFAAVSPFAPRLAKRLGLESALLIAIVIVTLGVALRLLPSVLALYAGTAILGCGIALSNVLLPSLIKRDFPLRVGIVTGLYSVSMNIFGAIASGMSVPVAGATSIGWRASLGMWALLSILALLLWLPQVAAGRQRMLYVATQSEGTPVRLRTSSLAWFITLFMGLQSLIFYTTITWLPEILAEQGFSPTSAGWMLSLMQMVSVPVTFIVPILAGRTQDQRVLTTVTCSSLIVGYALLLSGLPSLVTIGVTLAGIGAGASFGLVTMFFVLRTKDARQAASLSGMGQSIGYMLAAVGPLLFGMLHDWTKGWTLPLLIQVLLAIALLIAGIQASKNRMIG; encoded by the coding sequence ATGTCATCTTCAATACAGCAACACGCATCTATCCAAGCCGAAGAAGAACATTCTTCCGCATCCAAAAGATTCGGCCTGTTATTAGCAGGCATTATCGTCATCGCTGCTACCATGAGGTCACCGATCACGGCAACCGGTCCCGTTGTGGAGATGATCCGGTCCGACACAGGTATCGGTCATACGATGGCAGGGCTTCTGACCTCGCTTCCTTTACTCGCTTTTGCAGCAGTCTCTCCTTTTGCACCACGTCTTGCGAAACGTTTAGGACTTGAATCAGCCTTGCTGATCGCTATCGTCATCGTAACTCTGGGGGTGGCGTTACGTTTATTGCCCTCTGTCTTAGCCTTATATGCAGGAACCGCAATATTGGGATGTGGCATTGCGTTAAGCAATGTGCTTTTACCCAGTTTGATCAAACGCGATTTCCCATTGCGTGTAGGTATCGTGACCGGACTATACTCTGTATCCATGAATATATTTGGCGCTATCGCCTCAGGCATGAGTGTGCCAGTAGCAGGAGCAACCTCCATCGGTTGGCGCGCTTCTCTGGGCATGTGGGCCTTGTTATCCATATTGGCACTTCTCCTGTGGCTCCCCCAAGTCGCTGCGGGACGCCAGCGAATGTTATATGTGGCCACCCAGAGTGAAGGGACACCTGTGCGTCTACGGACATCATCCCTGGCTTGGTTCATTACATTATTTATGGGTCTGCAATCTCTAATCTTCTATACGACGATTACCTGGCTTCCCGAGATTCTCGCCGAACAAGGCTTCAGCCCCACCTCAGCAGGCTGGATGCTCTCCTTGATGCAGATGGTTAGCGTACCCGTTACCTTTATCGTTCCAATCCTTGCTGGCAGAACACAAGACCAGCGTGTGCTAACCACGGTAACGTGCTCATCTTTAATTGTCGGGTATGCTTTATTGTTAAGCGGCCTCCCTTCACTCGTTACCATCGGCGTCACGTTGGCTGGAATAGGTGCTGGCGCTTCGTTTGGACTGGTGACGATGTTCTTCGTCCTTCGCACAAAAGATGCCAGACAAGCTGCCAGTCTGTCCGGTATGGGCCAATCAATCGGTTATATGCTGGCGGCAGTGGGACCTCTACTGTTCGGCATGCTTCATGACTGGACAAAAGGGTGGACCCTTCCATTGCTGATACAGGTTCTTCTCGCCATCGCTTTACTCATCGCAGGTATCCAGGCCAGCAAGAATCGAATGATCGGGTAG
- a CDS encoding S8 family serine peptidase, with translation MSKRLISTLLSVLMVFSIILPAAGAAPGDSVIQLENLPSTAEAKQWREILAGREAKLAADPFLDKSLEGLGGENTRVIVELSNKPVAVAQGESTLSGKSFTSSMETKAVTQVEQQQQSFVHSLTQKKIKHEVLEEYAYALNGVAIEIKGNQVGQLLQIPGVVSVYPDLEVTIAPETDEVNPYMKDTAPFIGAPEVWDLGYKGNGVKVGVIDTGIDYEHPNLQPAYKGGWDFVDNDSDPYEATYQEWKGSGEPEFNANGSAYYTSHGTHVAGTIAAREAGDYGIVGVAPEADIYAYRVLGPYGSGQTSWVLGGIDRSVEDGMDVINLSLGNSANDPSYVTSVALNNAMLSGVTAVVASGNSGPNRYTLGSPGASAMAITVGNSTGPSQLITADTHFWIGEEGEETLPEQQPVPEVEQSPELGTAPGTEAPEVSEQGVPATATEESAAAVEDVVSEEAVEEATTEENTPSASPSAPVEVSPEAAPVEEESVIAPTEAPLSITESVYRLDLMGWSLSADPETVLTGKFGLEYAALGKPTDFEGKDFTGKVTLIQRGELAFVEKIANAKAAGAVAVIVYNNIPGPIGVSLGDNFELIPTLSMSKEDGDVIKAELDVGQAVEVSFSDFERSQTPGDEMNSSSSRGPAKVTLDIKPDIVAPGTSILSTIPAYGKDEPDADYAQAYDRKTGTSMATPHVAGLIALLIEKHPDWTPFDIKVALMNNSKVLDTTKFDVFDQGAGRIQAVNTIDPAALVKVLDVTQYTESGSVVEKENITGSINYGNFLSTDEKTITKTIKVEALNGSGGDYTVNVNPTRNVAGVSVAVDKSSFTLNGEEELAVTITVPRGVTGVTEAQGYIELSNGTNTFTVPYVAHFNVTLSGVKYIETVKGTEKNPFHYPLKADGTLDTLNVAMEFYNPMTFALIEIYDGLNPEGGYYQDGYIGSIFGNYFNFSANARYNLAWNGTYADYTTDEVTEIPDGLYTVDITTIGTDGKTYKEDTSPFLVKKTAPAVTAPEALEFTVDESAVLNGSVEDLYFRVAPALASGWNIAFDPAASLEATYVVKKEDGSIQKEGIFEVQADGTFSLPLEGIEAGEYVVELTVKDQQGLSGTANTALKLEAVETEPETPATKAPGTPVLSHNNWVGNGLPEGSYIVTMNLWWGENATSYKLYENGVLVDTQKLTYNAPSAQSAQTKVTAKANGTYTYVAELTNDKGTTRSQTLTVQVTNATPGKAVLSQDNWDGDGNYKVTMNLWWGTNASEYRLYENDELIDTQELRAVTPLAQSAVSTLSGKASGTYTYRAELINAAGVTSTDTITVKVK, from the coding sequence TTGAGCAAACGATTGATATCCACGTTATTAAGTGTTCTGATGGTCTTTTCTATTATTCTTCCAGCGGCTGGAGCCGCTCCCGGAGATTCAGTTATTCAGCTTGAGAACCTACCAAGTACAGCCGAAGCCAAACAATGGAGAGAGATTCTTGCAGGACGGGAAGCAAAACTTGCCGCAGATCCATTTTTGGATAAGAGCTTGGAAGGCCTGGGTGGAGAAAACACCCGAGTTATCGTTGAGCTTTCGAATAAACCTGTTGCAGTAGCGCAAGGTGAATCAACCCTCTCAGGAAAATCATTTACCTCCTCTATGGAAACAAAGGCTGTGACTCAAGTTGAGCAACAACAACAGTCATTTGTACATAGCCTCACTCAGAAGAAAATCAAACATGAAGTATTGGAAGAGTATGCATATGCTCTGAATGGTGTAGCCATTGAGATTAAAGGAAACCAAGTGGGACAATTGCTTCAGATCCCAGGCGTGGTCAGCGTATATCCTGACCTTGAAGTTACAATAGCTCCCGAGACAGATGAAGTGAACCCGTATATGAAAGACACAGCGCCTTTTATTGGTGCACCTGAAGTATGGGATCTGGGTTACAAAGGAAATGGCGTCAAAGTAGGTGTCATTGATACAGGGATTGACTATGAACATCCTAATCTACAGCCAGCCTATAAGGGTGGATGGGATTTTGTTGATAATGATAGCGATCCGTATGAAGCAACATATCAAGAATGGAAAGGTTCAGGTGAACCTGAGTTTAACGCCAATGGAAGTGCCTATTATACATCCCATGGTACGCACGTAGCTGGTACCATTGCTGCTCGTGAAGCAGGGGACTATGGCATTGTTGGTGTTGCTCCTGAAGCAGATATTTATGCTTACCGTGTACTTGGACCGTACGGTAGTGGTCAAACGTCATGGGTACTCGGCGGGATTGATCGTTCTGTTGAAGATGGCATGGACGTAATCAACCTCTCGTTGGGTAACTCCGCCAACGATCCAAGTTATGTTACTTCGGTTGCCCTTAACAATGCTATGTTGTCCGGTGTGACAGCAGTTGTAGCAAGTGGTAACAGTGGACCTAACCGTTATACACTCGGTTCTCCGGGTGCATCTGCCATGGCCATTACCGTAGGTAACTCTACAGGTCCTAGCCAGCTTATTACAGCAGATACTCACTTCTGGATTGGTGAAGAAGGCGAAGAAACGTTGCCTGAACAACAACCGGTGCCAGAGGTTGAACAATCTCCTGAACTGGGGACAGCACCTGGAACAGAAGCACCTGAAGTTTCAGAACAAGGCGTACCGGCAACTGCTACTGAAGAAAGTGCTGCAGCAGTGGAAGACGTAGTTTCTGAAGAAGCTGTGGAAGAAGCTACAACAGAAGAAAATACGCCATCTGCATCACCATCTGCACCAGTTGAAGTTTCTCCTGAAGCTGCTCCTGTGGAAGAAGAGTCTGTGATTGCTCCGACTGAAGCTCCACTGTCTATCACAGAGTCGGTTTACCGTCTGGATCTGATGGGCTGGAGCCTGTCAGCAGATCCTGAAACTGTTTTGACAGGGAAATTTGGACTTGAATATGCAGCACTGGGTAAACCAACTGATTTTGAAGGAAAGGATTTTACAGGTAAAGTAACATTGATTCAGCGGGGTGAACTCGCATTTGTAGAGAAAATCGCCAATGCCAAAGCGGCTGGAGCCGTGGCTGTTATTGTATATAACAACATTCCGGGTCCGATCGGTGTAAGTCTGGGCGATAACTTTGAACTCATTCCGACATTGAGCATGTCCAAGGAAGATGGGGATGTGATCAAGGCTGAACTGGACGTAGGACAAGCCGTTGAAGTGAGCTTTAGTGATTTTGAACGTTCCCAAACTCCGGGCGATGAAATGAATTCATCCAGTTCACGTGGACCTGCTAAGGTCACGCTGGACATCAAACCGGATATTGTTGCACCAGGTACAAGCATTCTGTCTACGATTCCTGCCTACGGCAAGGATGAGCCAGACGCAGATTACGCACAAGCTTATGATCGTAAAACAGGTACAAGTATGGCTACACCTCATGTAGCAGGTTTGATTGCGCTGTTGATTGAGAAGCATCCCGACTGGACGCCATTTGATATCAAAGTAGCGCTCATGAACAATAGTAAAGTGCTGGATACGACCAAGTTTGATGTATTTGATCAAGGTGCGGGCCGTATTCAGGCTGTGAACACTATTGATCCTGCTGCTTTGGTGAAAGTGCTTGATGTTACTCAATACACAGAGAGTGGCTCTGTTGTTGAAAAGGAAAATATCACCGGAAGCATCAACTACGGTAATTTCCTGAGTACAGACGAAAAGACGATTACCAAAACGATCAAAGTTGAAGCGCTGAATGGTAGCGGTGGAGATTACACCGTAAATGTGAATCCGACTCGTAATGTCGCTGGCGTATCCGTTGCCGTAGACAAGAGTTCGTTCACACTGAATGGTGAGGAAGAACTTGCAGTGACAATCACCGTTCCACGAGGGGTTACTGGGGTCACAGAAGCCCAAGGATACATTGAGTTGTCGAACGGAACCAATACCTTTACAGTGCCATATGTTGCTCATTTCAACGTTACGTTGAGTGGAGTGAAATATATTGAGACGGTAAAAGGTACTGAAAAAAATCCGTTCCACTATCCATTGAAAGCTGATGGTACATTGGATACGCTGAATGTTGCGATGGAATTCTATAATCCGATGACTTTTGCCCTGATTGAGATTTATGATGGTCTTAACCCAGAAGGTGGATATTATCAAGACGGTTATATCGGCTCCATTTTCGGTAACTATTTTAACTTTAGTGCAAATGCAAGATATAACCTTGCTTGGAACGGCACATATGCAGACTACACAACCGATGAAGTAACTGAGATTCCGGATGGTTTATACACCGTTGATATCACGACCATTGGTACGGACGGCAAAACATACAAGGAAGATACTTCTCCGTTCTTGGTGAAAAAGACAGCTCCTGCTGTAACTGCACCAGAAGCGTTGGAGTTCACAGTGGATGAATCTGCAGTCCTTAATGGTAGCGTGGAAGACTTGTACTTCCGTGTTGCCCCTGCGCTTGCCAGCGGATGGAATATTGCGTTTGATCCAGCAGCTTCCTTGGAAGCAACGTATGTTGTGAAAAAAGAAGATGGTTCGATTCAAAAAGAGGGTATTTTTGAAGTACAAGCAGATGGCACCTTCAGCCTTCCTTTGGAAGGGATCGAAGCGGGCGAATATGTTGTTGAACTTACGGTGAAAGACCAACAGGGGCTTTCGGGTACAGCTAATACGGCATTGAAATTGGAAGCTGTGGAGACCGAACCTGAAACTCCGGCTACCAAAGCACCAGGCACTCCAGTATTGTCACACAATAACTGGGTAGGCAACGGCCTGCCAGAAGGTTCTTATATCGTCACCATGAACCTGTGGTGGGGCGAGAACGCAACTAGCTACAAGTTATATGAGAACGGGGTTTTGGTTGATACGCAGAAGTTGACTTATAACGCGCCTTCCGCGCAGTCTGCTCAAACCAAGGTTACGGCCAAAGCCAATGGCACATATACTTACGTGGCCGAGCTAACGAACGACAAGGGAACAACGCGTAGTCAGACGTTGACTGTTCAGGTTACCAATGCAACGCCAGGCAAAGCAGTTCTCTCTCAGGATAACTGGGATGGCGACGGCAACTATAAGGTGACCATGAACCTGTGGTGGGGGACTAATGCCTCTGAGTACCGTCTCTATGAAAATGATGAGTTGATTGACACGCAAGAACTCCGTGCGGTTACACCTCTTGCTCAAAGTGCTGTGAGTACACTGTCCGGGAAAGCTTCGGGCACATATACGTATCGAGCTGAGTTAATTAACGCAGCCGGAGTTACCAGCACAGACACGATTACGGTAAAAGTGAAGTAA
- a CDS encoding class I SAM-dependent methyltransferase: MKSLNQWQADEYDNKLAFVSGYGKNLISWLQPRKGEYILDLGCGTGDLTYEISLAEAEVIGMDASPDMIRRAREKFPHIEFVEGDGHQYETIRPYDAVFSNAALHWMRNPQLVVDNIWKSLKPGGRFVAEFGGKGNVQIIVDALEEVVERNTGIRAPERNPWYFPSIGEYSYILEQSGFVVRQAYHYDRPTRLADGEQGIVGWLTHFGGDYFAGFSHDEIQKICHETSRIVMPHLWKEDAMYADYKRLRIEAVKPES, translated from the coding sequence ATGAAATCATTAAATCAATGGCAGGCAGATGAGTATGACAACAAACTGGCTTTTGTATCCGGATACGGCAAAAACCTGATCTCATGGCTTCAACCCCGGAAAGGGGAATACATCCTTGATCTGGGTTGCGGGACTGGGGATTTGACGTATGAAATTTCTCTGGCGGAAGCTGAGGTTATTGGCATGGATGCATCTCCGGACATGATTCGCCGTGCGAGGGAGAAATTCCCCCATATTGAATTCGTGGAAGGAGATGGTCATCAGTATGAGACGATTAGACCCTATGATGCCGTCTTTTCCAATGCGGCACTGCACTGGATGCGGAATCCGCAGCTTGTTGTAGATAACATCTGGAAGTCTCTGAAGCCCGGAGGGCGTTTTGTCGCAGAATTCGGCGGTAAAGGGAACGTGCAGATCATTGTGGATGCACTAGAGGAGGTCGTGGAACGTAACACGGGCATTCGTGCACCAGAACGAAATCCTTGGTATTTCCCTTCGATCGGAGAATATAGCTATATTTTGGAACAAAGTGGGTTTGTGGTACGACAGGCCTATCACTACGACCGTCCTACCAGACTGGCAGATGGTGAGCAAGGTATAGTAGGCTGGTTGACTCATTTTGGAGGCGACTATTTTGCAGGTTTCAGCCATGATGAGATACAAAAAATATGCCATGAAACGAGTCGGATCGTGATGCCTCATCTTTGGAAAGAAGATGCGATGTATGCCGATTACAAGCGTCTGCGTATTGAAGCTGTGAAGCCGGAAAGTTAA
- a CDS encoding beta-glucoside-specific PTS transporter subunit IIABC → MSDPKLSSKIITLVGGEANVNSVFHCATRLRFKLRDRDKADKAALESTPGVITVVESSGQFQVVIGNDVGKVYDQIMEETGLGNTDMNSSKSDKSSEKTNALGKAVDIISSIFSPILGALVGAGVLKGLLTLIVSLNWIDQAGGTYLILNAASDSVFYFLPVFLSITAARKFKANVFVAVAVAGALVYPTIVTAVSGTENLNFLGIPIILVSYTSSVIPIILAVWAQSYVEKWFNSLIHQSLRNILVPMLSLLIIIPLTFLAFGPVGNLISEGLAVVYTWTYNLSPLLAGSIAGAFWQVFVIFGVHWGFVPVMLSNIATIGYDTMLPMLSAAVIAQVGAGFGVFLKTKNVQLKAVAGSSTLAAVFGITEPTIYGVTLKLKKPFIYACIAGAVGGAIIGMGGAEAVAFVLPGLLALPTVTSGFLSLVIGLLVSLVLSIILVYVFGFEDPEPETQTASETTPVKAGATQVKKEIMYSPLQGKVQALETLPDEAFASGAMGQGILIEPSEGRLTSPVNGTITTVFPTGHAIGITSDEGAEILIHVGVNTVRLKGKHFEKQVQEGDRVERGQLLLLFDIEQIKAAGYITTTPVILTNSYKYLDVLKTAEAEVKNEDYLMTVIA, encoded by the coding sequence ATGAGCGATCCAAAATTATCTTCAAAAATTATCACTCTCGTTGGCGGGGAAGCCAACGTCAATTCGGTTTTCCATTGTGCTACTCGCCTTCGATTTAAGTTGAGAGATCGTGATAAAGCTGATAAAGCTGCTTTGGAATCCACTCCAGGCGTTATTACAGTTGTTGAGAGTAGCGGACAGTTTCAAGTAGTCATTGGTAATGACGTCGGTAAGGTCTATGATCAGATCATGGAGGAAACGGGTTTGGGGAACACGGATATGAATTCGAGCAAGTCTGACAAATCGTCAGAAAAAACAAATGCACTCGGCAAAGCTGTGGATATTATCTCAAGTATTTTCTCTCCGATTCTTGGGGCCTTGGTGGGAGCGGGGGTATTAAAAGGTTTACTGACACTTATTGTGTCATTGAACTGGATCGATCAAGCTGGTGGCACATATCTGATTTTGAATGCTGCTTCTGATAGCGTGTTCTATTTTCTTCCTGTATTCCTTTCAATAACAGCAGCACGCAAATTCAAGGCTAATGTTTTTGTAGCAGTGGCGGTGGCAGGGGCACTTGTATATCCTACAATCGTTACCGCTGTTAGCGGAACAGAGAATCTTAATTTTTTGGGGATACCGATTATTCTGGTTAGCTATACTTCCAGTGTAATTCCAATAATATTGGCTGTATGGGCACAATCCTATGTTGAGAAATGGTTCAACTCATTGATTCACCAGTCGCTTAGAAACATTTTGGTTCCGATGCTGTCTCTACTCATCATTATTCCATTAACGTTTCTTGCCTTCGGACCTGTAGGAAACCTGATTAGTGAGGGACTGGCAGTTGTGTATACCTGGACTTACAATTTAAGTCCTCTCTTAGCAGGATCAATCGCGGGGGCCTTCTGGCAAGTTTTTGTTATCTTCGGTGTTCACTGGGGATTTGTCCCCGTTATGCTTAGTAACATAGCTACTATTGGTTATGATACGATGTTGCCGATGCTGAGTGCTGCAGTTATTGCTCAAGTAGGCGCAGGTTTTGGTGTATTCTTGAAAACCAAAAATGTTCAATTGAAGGCTGTGGCGGGTTCCAGCACACTGGCTGCTGTATTTGGGATTACAGAGCCTACGATCTACGGCGTAACGTTAAAACTGAAAAAACCTTTCATATATGCTTGTATTGCGGGGGCTGTTGGCGGAGCTATTATCGGTATGGGTGGAGCAGAGGCGGTTGCATTCGTCCTGCCTGGACTGTTGGCGCTACCTACTGTAACCAGCGGATTCTTATCTCTAGTAATTGGTTTACTGGTTTCTCTTGTACTTTCCATTATTCTTGTTTATGTATTTGGATTTGAAGATCCGGAGCCAGAGACTCAAACTGCATCGGAAACGACACCGGTAAAAGCAGGAGCTACCCAAGTGAAAAAAGAAATCATGTACAGTCCCTTACAAGGTAAAGTACAAGCATTAGAAACGCTACCGGATGAAGCCTTTGCCTCAGGTGCCATGGGGCAGGGGATCTTAATTGAACCATCAGAAGGAAGATTGACTTCACCGGTGAATGGAACAATTACGACAGTCTTTCCAACGGGACATGCCATTGGTATAACGTCGGATGAAGGTGCAGAAATTCTGATTCATGTCGGTGTAAATACTGTACGACTCAAAGGAAAACATTTTGAGAAGCAGGTTCAGGAGGGAGATCGTGTAGAACGAGGACAACTTCTGTTATTATTTGATATCGAGCAGATTAAGGCTGCGGGTTATATTACAACAACTCCAGTTATTTTAACAAATTCCTACAAATACCTGGATGTTTTGAAAACCGCTGAAGCAGAAGTGAAGAATGAAGATTACCTGATGACAGTGATTGCCTAA
- a CDS encoding PRD domain-containing protein has translation MIIEKILNNNVLLTKNLKNTEMIVMGRGIAFNKLAGDTVDEDRIDKIFMLNENEFIAKLTELLNDIPVSHLEVVNEIIIHANEVLGTVLTDNIYITLTDHIHFAIQRYEKGIELKNAMLFEIKRFYKKEFEIGLDALKLIQNSLGISLGEDEAGFIALHIVNASIDSDEMKYTLKMTDMVQNILNIVTYHYRIVLDESSVNYSRFVRHLQHFAMRVLRKEVIQSGEEFLFNQVRMTYAKAFECTLIINDYLENTYQQSLSKDEYVYLTIHIHRVTERSNF, from the coding sequence ATGATTATTGAGAAAATTCTCAACAACAATGTTCTTCTGACCAAAAATCTTAAAAATACAGAAATGATTGTAATGGGAAGAGGGATTGCCTTTAATAAATTGGCAGGAGACACTGTCGATGAGGATAGAATAGATAAAATTTTTATGCTGAATGAAAATGAGTTCATCGCCAAATTAACTGAACTGTTAAACGATATACCGGTCTCGCATCTGGAAGTGGTTAATGAAATCATTATTCACGCCAACGAGGTACTTGGTACTGTACTAACGGACAATATTTATATCACCTTAACAGATCATATCCATTTCGCCATTCAGCGGTATGAAAAGGGAATTGAACTGAAGAATGCTATGTTGTTTGAGATCAAGCGGTTTTATAAAAAGGAATTCGAGATTGGACTGGATGCTCTGAAACTCATTCAAAACTCACTTGGTATTTCATTAGGCGAAGATGAGGCTGGATTTATTGCACTTCATATCGTGAATGCAAGTATAGATAGTGATGAGATGAAATACACGTTAAAAATGACGGATATGGTCCAGAATATTTTAAATATTGTTACGTACCATTACCGCATTGTACTTGACGAGTCCTCAGTTAATTATTCAAGATTCGTTAGGCATCTACAACATTTTGCGATGCGTGTACTCCGAAAAGAAGTCATTCAAAGTGGGGAAGAATTTTTATTTAATCAAGTGAGAATGACGTATGCCAAAGCGTTTGAGTGTACGCTGATTATTAATGATTACTTGGAAAATACGTATCAGCAATCGCTGAGCAAAGACGAGTATGTATATTTAACAATTCACATTCATCGTGTGACGGAGAGAAGCAACTTTTGA
- a CDS encoding DUF4870 domain-containing protein, whose translation MRQLLSALSYFSIFFAPFLFPIIIWIVAKDDYIEGHAKRALFSHVFPFLAAIPLFYFFVTAHSLGSAVGFVILFFVIYGLSFVYNVVKGIQVLREYA comes from the coding sequence ATGAGACAACTTTTATCAGCCCTATCCTATTTTAGTATTTTCTTTGCCCCGTTCCTGTTTCCGATCATTATATGGATTGTTGCCAAGGATGATTACATTGAGGGACACGCGAAACGCGCCTTATTCTCACATGTATTTCCCTTTCTCGCTGCCATTCCGCTATTTTATTTCTTCGTGACTGCGCATAGCCTGGGTTCTGCCGTCGGGTTTGTCATTCTATTCTTTGTGATCTACGGATTAAGCTTTGTATATAACGTGGTCAAAGGCATTCAAGTGTTACGCGAGTATGCTTAA